Proteins encoded in a region of the Candidatus Hydrogenedentota bacterium genome:
- a CDS encoding C45 family autoproteolytic acyltransferase/hydrolase translates to MRHSFEHFVLGMMVIAAIAAGPVSAQTASSAPQELVTPALVMEPETVLIDQEGAGKLFRVDNQCLLVMEGTPAEMGFQHGRLLAKQIRHIIREGYMAKAFYAKGYSREYIAAQSERMEKHFPPEYIEEMKGLVKGLEAAGVTDIAYEDIRTAVTQAEIAHHKPNDPPELNRPGTAAPAEHCSNFAVWGQWTKDGRLLHGRNLDWNIEDGAQENAVILVWRPKGGIPFMMPGWSGGIGSVSGMNAEGITIGEMTSVSSEETFDGLPLMLLMRRVLEKAATLDEAVAIIEKGPRTTGWNFIMGDGKIPSARALEVDAVSCGVFGPLDPKETERTGHWAMKDAIRRTNHPIGEAQLLKLVLRYGAQYGIDAGNLQAALPLLKMQNTWKRYDWIGKQIEAPPGGMDVAAAAQLLANPPVGGPDTETLHALICDPANKTAYVAVAGANPPVPAPLTRFVKIGLAQWFAR, encoded by the coding sequence ATGCGACATTCTTTTGAACATTTCGTGTTGGGGATGATGGTGATTGCGGCAATAGCCGCAGGGCCGGTTTCGGCGCAGACGGCGTCTTCGGCGCCGCAAGAACTCGTTACTCCGGCGTTGGTCATGGAACCCGAAACGGTGCTGATCGACCAGGAAGGCGCGGGGAAACTTTTCCGGGTGGACAACCAATGCCTGCTGGTCATGGAGGGAACTCCGGCCGAAATGGGGTTTCAGCACGGACGCCTGCTCGCGAAACAAATTCGGCATATCATCCGGGAAGGCTACATGGCCAAGGCTTTTTACGCCAAGGGATATTCCAGGGAATACATTGCCGCGCAATCCGAACGCATGGAAAAACATTTTCCCCCGGAATATATCGAGGAAATGAAGGGGCTGGTCAAGGGACTCGAGGCGGCCGGTGTGACGGACATTGCCTATGAGGATATCCGGACGGCCGTCACGCAGGCGGAAATCGCCCATCACAAGCCCAACGATCCGCCGGAATTGAATCGTCCCGGCACGGCGGCCCCGGCCGAACACTGCTCGAATTTCGCGGTGTGGGGCCAGTGGACGAAAGACGGGCGGTTGCTGCACGGGCGCAACCTGGATTGGAATATCGAGGACGGTGCGCAGGAAAACGCGGTCATTCTCGTTTGGCGGCCCAAGGGAGGCATTCCATTCATGATGCCGGGCTGGTCCGGGGGGATCGGAAGCGTCAGCGGAATGAACGCGGAGGGTATCACGATTGGGGAGATGACCTCGGTGTCCTCGGAAGAGACCTTCGACGGTCTTCCCCTGATGCTTCTGATGCGGCGGGTGCTCGAAAAGGCCGCCACGCTCGACGAGGCCGTCGCCATCATCGAGAAAGGCCCGCGCACCACGGGCTGGAATTTCATAATGGGTGATGGAAAAATTCCAAGCGCGCGGGCGCTTGAGGTGGATGCCGTCTCCTGCGGCGTGTTCGGTCCGCTCGACCCGAAGGAAACGGAGCGAACCGGGCACTGGGCGATGAAGGACGCGATCCGGCGGACAAACCACCCGATCGGCGAGGCCCAATTGCTCAAACTGGTCCTTCGATACGGCGCCCAATACGGTATTGATGCCGGAAATCTGCAGGCGGCCCTTCCCCTGCTCAAAATGCAAAACACATGGAAACGCTACGACTGGATTGGCAAGCAGATAGAGGCGCCTCCCGGAGGAATGGATGTGGCCGCGGCGGCGCAATTGCTGGCCAATCCGCCCGTTGGCGGACCGGACACCGAAACGTTGCACGCCTTGATATGCGATCCGGCGAACAAGACGGCGTACGTGGCCGTGGCCGGCGCCAATCCGCCCGTGCCGGCGCCGTTGACCCGTTTTGTTAAAATCGGGTTGGCCCAATGGTTTGCGCGATGA